A window of Aequoribacter fuscus genomic DNA:
AACATATCGAAGCAGCTCTGCTCACCCATTTGGGCGAAGCGTTTAGCAAACATCGCTATATGTCACAATCTGACGGATATCAGTGGGTTCAGCTTGAGCCGGCTACTGGTTTGCCACAGCATCAGAGGGCGGCTGGCGCTTAAAGCGACGGTTGCTCCAGAGCCAATCCTCTGGCTGTGCTCTAACGGCGTCTTCGACAAGGTCGCGGTAGAGCTCCGTAATGGGGTTTCCGTCAGCTTTGCGTTCGATAGGTTGTGGCGCCAACTCCTTGAAAGTCACCTCGTAATAGCCACGCTTTACTCGTCTGCAAGAGGCGAAAACAAGCGGTATGTTGGTGGCTCTGGCGAGTGTTTCGGCGCCCGTATAAAAGCCAGTCACTTGGCCAAACAATGGGATCCAGTGCGCTCGCTCGGCACCGCTGGGTGCTTGATCCGCCACCATTGATACGAGTCTAAACCGTTTGCGATGGCGCATAACATTGCGAGCCGTATCCGCCATTTTGAGAGACTTCCCGCCAAATCGATCTCGAAGTGCCTGAATAAATCGTTCACTTTTTTCACTGTGTAACGGCTTATAGACGGGATCGATTATCGTATTGAAGTGCAGCGCCACGGCATGCAGCATCCACTCCCAATTGCCCATGTGCAGTGTTGTTACGATCACAGGCTGGGTCCGATTTTGCATTGCTTCAGTCAGGATGTGATCATTAATCATCTTAACGCGCCGAGTGAATTCTGCCGCGGGCATATCAAGTGCTTTTATGGTTTCGAACGCAGTGTCTACAAACCCTCGATAGAACCGGCGCGCAAGTTGGCGACGTTGTTTGCCGGTCATGTCAGGGAAGGCAATTTTTAAATTTTGATCGACCACCTTGCGACGATATCGAATCAGGTAAAAAAGAAGGGGCCAGACCAGATCAGCGCATCGATGAAGGACCCAAAGCGGGAGTTTTGAACCGAGTTTGTAGCCCAGTGGTACAAGCGTGAGATCTGTCTGGTCCAGAGGTTCGGCTGACATGAAATGACCCTTTTAGCGTTGCGCGCATTGTAGACGCTTAGCGATACCTTGCCAACGCTCCCCCAGCATTGAGCCTGAAATCAAAAACCGCTACTCTTGTGCTCCTATTACGAAAGAGAGTATTCGTGAGCGAATCGTTGCCAGAAAGCCTAAGTTTGGCGGGCCGCCAAAATTTGAAAGTCATCGAGGAAACGCTGCGCAAGCAGTGGCGTCTTGGGCAGAATATTGCGCTTTGCTGGAGCTTTAACCGCAGGGGTATTCTAGTACTTTTTGTGCCGCATTATTTCTTAGGAAACTATTGTGCTCTGGATGGGTCGACAGGCCATGACAAACTTTCCGATAACGAAATTTTCATTCGTCAGTTGATTAGTGGTACTCGTGAGTATTCACGTGAGGAATTTTTCGCTGTCGCAGATCGGTTGGGGGTGGCCCCTACATTTATTCGGCCTGACAACGCTATTCAAGATGAACCTGCCTTTCATGTCGCGCTTGATCACTTAGTGCAGCGCTACGGTTTAAGTTTTGTTGGGCGGCGCGCGGTCTTGCTGTTTGATATTGCTGGCTTTTCGCTATACACGCCGTTCGAGCAGGCCAGCCAGCTCAATTCACTCAGTTATTCTATGAACTCAGCTTACAATAAGCTGCAATCGGTGGGTATCGATGTGCCGTTTCGTCGCACAACAACCGGTGATGGGTACTATGTTTGGCACAAGGATCAATCAGAGCAGGCGAGTCGCGACTTACTGTACTTTTTGTTGTTAATTGTTGCCGATAACGCCGCTGCACGAGCGGCCGCTCAGGGTAATACCGTTCCCCGTATCCGTGCGGCTTACCACATTGGAGCGCACTACGAGCTTTACCAAGCAGAGGGTGTTAACCCCACAGTCTTCAGTTACATTGTGGGCGATGCCACCATCGAGTTAGCGCGCATGCTTGATCGAGCAAAACCTGAGCAAATTTTGATCGGTGAGTTTCCCGCGAGTGACCAGGGGGGCGCTCTGGGCACGCAGGCCTTTATCACCGAATCATTGAACGGCTGCCATAATTTATTGGGCATAAAACTGGCTGGGCAGGAGATTCAGCATCTGAATTTTGCTCTGTCTAGGGATGCTCAAGGGCATGCGCAGCGCCTTACCATCCAAGATAAGCATGGCTTGCAGCATTACGCCTACAACCTGGAATGCTCTCTAGCGACCACAGTCCACAATCAGCTTCTGGGTTTGCCCATGACTACCAATTCATGAGCTGCACTACACCTTGCCGTATAGGCGTTCTTGCTGAAGACAGCCGCTACGCTGAGGTCGCCGATGAGCTCGCTCGTCACATTGGCGTGGTGGCGGTTCGAGCTGAAGACGAGCGATTGGTGCACGAGGTCAGTCTTCGGGTTGTCGTCGGACCAGAAATCTGTGTCTATTCTGGGCACGGTCGAAATGAGCGTCGAATAGCCGTTGATTTTTCTGCGCCAGCTCTTCAGCAGAGAGTACAAACTGGGAGTAAAGATTTACTGATTCGCGCGTGCGGCCTTCACAAAGAGAACCATCGGGTCCGACGAGTTATGGACGCTACTGCTGGATTTGGCAACGATGCTTGGGTGCTTGCGGCAGCGGGTGTCGAGGTTATCGCGGCAGAGCAAGACCCCTTAGTCGGCGCTTTGTTACGAAGTGCTTTAAACCGTGCCCGCTCTCAAGGTTTAGCGGCTTCGGAGAGACTTACCTTATATGTGGGCGATGCCAAAGAGCTGAATGCTCCAGAGCCAATTGATGTCGTTTATCTTGATCCGATGTTTTCTGCAGGTCGCAGAAAAGCCGCGAGTTCCAAATCGATGTCTTTTTTGCAAGACTGGCTGCACGATAAGTATTCTGAGCAAGATCAACAGGCTCTGTTTGAGCGAGCTTGTGATGTTGCATTGGCACGAGTTGTTGTAAAAAGAAGCGCAAAGGCTGAGCCATTGTCATCGTATCCGCCAACGTTTCAGATAAAAGGAAAAACGCATCGGTTTGATGTGTATCAGCTAGGGAACGGGTCAGCATGAGCACGATATTCTTAGTCGGCGCCGATTCTCATTTGGGGCGAGAGGTTCGTCACTTGCTTCCCCAGGGGCCAGAACTGATTACCGATAGCTCTGCTTTCGGTTTGTCGGATGCTCTGCAACGAGGGTATTTACTGGATCAAATGCGCCGCTTTGGGCCTTTTGACATCGTCCTATTTTGTTTGGATGTCAACGCACAGCGCGAGGTGAATTACGCTGTTGATATTATCCCCGACGTGCTCTCTAAACCCTGGCTGGTATTGTCCGTGCTACAGGAGTTGTACCCTCAGGCCAGGGGGGCTGATTGGGTCGTTGCAACCGCGACCTGGCAATCAGATTCTTGGTCGAGTTTGGTCGAACATGGGCATGAACAGGACTCAGTGGTGGCGATTCTCGACACGGCAGTCAGACGATTCAGAACCGCGACAAATGCCAACGCGAGTTCGCGTTTACACGAGTCTGAGGGGCTCGACGCGACGTTAAAATTGATACGCACACTTGTGCGTCAACCTTAGAGGAATTCTAGGCGAGTAGCTCGACTAGCACCTGCTCATAGATCAGCGACAAGCGCTCGACGTCTTCCACGGCGACACACTCATTGATTTGATGAATCGTGGCATTGACGGGTCCGAGTTCGATCACGTCGATGTCGTAAGGCGCGATGAACCGCCCATCAGATGTGCCACCACTGGTACTGAGTTCTGGCTGGATACCACACACTTTCTGTACGGCATTGCTAACCGCATGGGTCAGTTGACCTGGACGGGTCAAGAAAGGCTTCCCGGAACGAACCCAATCAATGTGGTACTTAATAGCGAATTTGTCCAATAGCGCCGTGATTTTTTGTTCCAACTCTTGTGCAGTGGTCTCGCTCGAGTAGCGCAAGTTGAAATCGACGACGACTTCGCCCGGAATCACGTTTGTGGCGCCAGTGCCACCGTGGATATTTGAAATCTGTAGCTGGGTGGCGGGGAAAAACTCGTTGCCCTCATCCCAATGTTGCTCGATGAGGCTACTCAACGCAGCCAGCGCTTTGTGTATTGGGTTGTCTGCTAAATGGGGATACGCAATGTGTCCCTGTTTGCCGAAAATGGTCAAGCGAGCGCCCTGTGAGCCTCGGCGGCCATTTTTGATGACGTCACCCAGTTGCGCGGTGCTAGAGGGCTCGCCAATAACGCACCAGTCGATTGCTTCGCCCTCACTGGCTAGCTGCTCAATGACTTTTACGGTTCCGTCGTGCGCGGGGCCTTCTTCGTCTGACGTGATCAAGAAAGCAATACGTCCCCTGTGGTTTGGGTGCGCTGCGACAAAACGCTCGCATGCGGTAATCATCGCCGCCAAGCTCGCTTTCATATCGGCGGCGCCGCGTCCGAATAAATGGCCGTCGCGTATCGTGGGTGTAAACGGTGGCGATTGCCACTGTTCGAGAGGCCCCGTCGGGACGACATCCGTGTGTCCAGCAAACACAAGCGTGGGGCCACCGGATCCCCTGCTAGCCCAGAGATTGCTTACCTCGCCAAACGGCATTGGGCGGCTTTTGAAGCCGATGGCTTCGAGCCGCGTGGCCATAAGAGTTTGACAGGCACCGTCTTCTGGGGTGATCGATTGACGCTCTATCAACTCACAGCACAAAGCGAGGGTAGGATTCATAACGCTAGCTCTTAGTTGTTGGCGTGCAGTTCTTCATTTAACGCAATGGCCGATTTGTTGGTCAGACACTCAATCGCGCCAGTCTGCGAATTACGGCGGAACAGTAAATCGGATTTGCCGGCAAGTTCCCGTGCTTTGACAATTTCTACCGCATTGCCATGATTGTCCAACACTTGAACACGACTGCCTGCTGTGACAAATAAGCCTGCCTCGATGGTGCAGCGGTCTCCAAGAGGAATTCCTGTGCCCGCATTAGCGCCCAGTAAACACTCCTTGCCAACGCTAATCACGACATTGTTACCGCCGGACAGGGTGCCCAAAGTCGACGCGCTGCCACCTAAATCTGAGCCGCTGCCGACGACAACGCCGGCAGAGATTCTGCCTTCGATCATACCGGGACCATCGGTGCCGGCGTTAAAATTGATAAAGCCCTCGTGCATGACGGTCGTGCCCTCGCCAAGATACGCACCGAGGCGGACTCGCGCAGTGTGAGCAATACGCACGCCAGCCGGTACCACATAATTGGTCATTTTTGGAAATTTATCGACGCAGCTGACCTCTAGTATCCGGCCTTCCAAGCGGGCTTTTAGCTGTCGATTGGCCAGGTCCGTCAAATCGATAGCGCCTTCGTTTGTCCAGGCGACGTTCGGTAAAATACCAAACAGCCCCGTCAGGTTGGTTCCATGCGGTTTGACTAATCGGTGCGACAGCAAGTGCAACTTTAGATAGCCCTCTGGTACGCTCTGTGGACCCTCATCCTCGGTCAGAATTGTTAATACACAGGGTTGGTCGGATAGTGCAAATTGCTCGGCAACATCGGCCAGCTCGCCTTGTTCGTTGGCATCAAGCCGATTCGCTATCTCGTTCAAATCAGCCGCAGATAAAGCGTTATCTGAGGCGAATTCTTGCAGTGCATCAACCAGTGCTTGATCTGGTGCAAGCAGTGGGCGGGGATAATACACTTCTAGCCATGCACCATTGCTGTTTTGTGTGCCAATACCTAGGCCAAGTGCGAAAGGCGAGTTTTGCATGTGTCTTCCTTGTATCTGATTATGTGCGGGTAAAGATTTCGGCGAACTGAGCGTCTGAAAAGCCCACCGACACCCTGTTGTTGTGCTCGATAACGGGGCGCTTGATCAGTGTGGGATGCTCGAGTAAGACCGCAACTGGGTCAGTGTCGAGCAGCTTTCTGGTTGCTTCGTCAAGCTGGCGAAAGGTCGTAGATCGTTTGTTGATGAGTTTGTCGGGTCCTTCAGCTTTTAGCCAACTTCCGACTTGCTGTGCGTTCACGCCATCAACACGGAAGTCATGAAATACATAGGTCTCGTTGTGTTCATCCAGCCAGCGACAAGCTTTTTTTACCGTGTCGCATTGTTTGATGCCAAAAACTGTTGTCATAGGATTTCCTCAAAGCGGTTGCATGATACCAAACTCAGCGGGGCCGTCACACCTGAGGTTTACGCTTTGTTCAGTCGTTTTGGATGTTTGCGATCGGGGTAGCATGCTCGGCAGAGTGGGCAAACGCGCCCGTCACAACCTCGAGCAGTGCAGTATTCTCTGCCGTAAAAAATGATTTGAAGGTGCAGCTTGTTCCAATAATCTCGCGGGAATAAACGTTTTAAGTCTCGCTCAGTTTCCGTGACATTACGTCCTCTAGATAAGCCCCAGCGCTGCGCTAGGCGGTGGATATGGGTGTCGACTGGAAAAGCTGGCACACCAAACGCCTGTGCCATAACAACACCCGCCGTCTTATGACCTACCCCCGGTAATTCCTCAAGTGCATCAAAACTTTGAGGCACCTGACCGCCGTGCTGCTCGAGTAGGAGCTCGCTTAATCGATGAATTGCCTTGGATTTTTGCGGTGACAGTCCACAAGGTCGAATGATCTCTCGGATTTCTTCAACACTCAGGGTCACCATCTGCTCGGGGGTGTCGGCTTTGGCAAACAAAGACGGTGTGACAGTGTTCACACGTTCATCGGTACATTGCGCGGACAATAACACTGCAATCAGCAGTGTGTATGGGTCTTTGTGATCTAACGGTACTGGCGGTTCTGGGTAAAGCCTCTGTAGCGTTTCAAAGATCAATTTCACCCGTGCGGGTTTGCCCAAATTAGCCATGCTTTGCCCGTAGCTGACGCGTCAATGTAACGATGCGCGCAGCGGCCTCGACACAGTCCTCGACAGAGGCGACGAGAGCGAGGCGTAAATAGCCTTTCCCGGGGTTGCGTCCATCGACGCTACGTCCTAGATAGGTTCCGGGTAAGGCGGTTATGGAAAATTCTTGATACAGCTGCCGGGCGAATATTTCGTCGTCGATAGGCGTGGGTAGCCAAATGTAAAAGCCGCCCTCTGGATAGCTGAGGTCGTAGAGGTCTTTGAGACTGTCCAGCACCAGCTCAAATTTTGTGCGATACAGCGAGCGGTTGGTCACGACGTGCTGCTCGTCTTGCCACGCTGCAATGCTGGCATATTGGTGATAAATCGGCATGGTGCAGCCGTGATAGGTGCGGTACTGCAGATAGGAGCTTAGGATAGTAGCATCGCCCGCCACGAAGCCAGAGCGCATACCCGGCAGGTTCGAACGTTTTGATAGGCTATGGAACACCAAGCAGTTGTGGTAGTCCTCGTTGCCAATTTGGGCGCATACCTCAAGCAATCCAGCAGGAGGCGTGTTTTCCGCAGGGTAGATTTCGCTATAACACTCATCCGAGACGATAACAAAATCGTGTTGCAGGGCTTTTTCGATTAAAAAACTCAGCGTGCCGCGATCAATGAGTCCGCCCGCGGGATTTCCAGGGTTGCAGATATAAAGCAAGTCGCAGCTTGCCCAATCCTCATCTGAGAGTGCTTTGTAATCAGGCTGATGATTGCAGTCCGCTTCGCAAGGTAGCAGTCTTAAAGCTGCACCTGCCATCAGAGCCGCGCCCTCATAGATTTGATAGAAAGGGTTGGGTGCAAATACGGTGCTTGGGCGCGTCGGAGAGCAAATGACTTGGGCGATAGAGAAGAGCGCCTCTCGAGTACCATTGACAGGTAATATTTGGGTTTTGGGGTCAAGTGTTGTCAAGTGGAAACGAGTGCGCGCCCAGCGACTGATGGCGTCACGGAGCTCCGGTAGTCCTAGAACGGTTGGATAATTAGAAATCGTCTCGATATGTTGGTTTAGAGCCTTGAGGACGTGCTCGGGCGCTCGGTGCTGCGGCTCGCCAATACCCAGATTAATAGGTCGTAGAGTAGGGTTTGGTTCTAGGCCCTCAAACAAGTTGCGAAGACGCGCAAACGGATAGGGCTGCAGGGCATTTAGATAATCATTCATGCGGAGGCATTTACCTGGGAGTCAAGGGTGTCGCGTATGGCGGCTTCAATCTGTTGACAAAGATCTGGGTCGGTAATGGGATTCTGCTGTGCGTCGGTAATAAAAAACAAATCCTCCACGCGCTCGCCCAAAGTCTGAATTTTAGCGGTTTGAATTTCAATGCCAAATTCGACAAAGACTCTTCCAAGGCGAGCCAGCAGACCTGGGCGATCGGGAGAGATTACTTCAAGTATTGATAGCCCTTTGTCGTGGTCTTGCGTTATTTGGGCACGGGTTGGAATCGAGAACGACTTGAACTGACGCGGCGTCCTACGAGTCGCAATGCCATTGGTTTTGGCGCTCTCGGTCAGGGCCGTCGTTAACTCTGAGATGACGTGTCGCGTGCGCTGAGCGTCGTGTTCAATGGTTTCTCCCGAGGAGTCGAGCACGAAAAAAGTATCCAGTGTCATGCCACCCGAGGCTCCGTAAATGCGGGCATCGTGAATGCTTAAATCTAATTGTTCTAGTGTGGCGCAAATCAGTGAGAATAGATGCGGGCGACTGCGAGCGTGAATAAACATCTGCGTCGCATTAGCGACGCTGGAGTCGTTAGTGTGCTTGGCCAACACGAGCGGTGTGCGTTGGTCATGGTGACTTGCTATGGCTTCGGTGTGCCAGGCGATATCCTCAGCGCGTTCTCGCAAGAAATAATCATCTCCGCGCTGGAGCCACAAATCTTCTAACTCCTCGGGTGTGAAGCCGCGGTATTCCAGCAATTTAATCGCGGATTCTCGGGTTTCTTTAATCCATTCATTCTTATCAACGGGATTTTCCAGTCCGCGTCGCAGGGCGCGTTTTGCTTCTGTATGAAGCTGGCGTAACAGGCTTGAACGCCATGCATTCCAAAGTGTCGGGTTGGTGGCGTTGATGTCGGCGACCGTCAGGGTAAATAAATAATCTAAGCGCTGTTGGTCGCCCACATGTTTCGCGAACTGCTGTATCACGTCTGGGTCAGAGATGTCTTTGCGCTGGCTAACCGCAGACATTAATAAGTGGTTTTTCACCAGCCACGTCACCAGTGAGGTATCCCGCTCGGACAATCCGTGATTGCGACAAAAGAGCTCCGCGTCGATGGCTCCCAGTTCTGAGTGATCACCGCCACGACCTTTACCGATATCGTGGTATAGACCTGCGATATAAATAAGCTCTTTTTTCGGGAGACGGCGTGCAACTCTGGATGAGACCGGAAACTTCTCTTCATAGTTGCCCGTCATGAAACGGCGAATGTTCTGTATTAGCTCAAGGGTATGGGCGTCGACTGTGTACGCATGAAACAAGTCGTGTTGCATCTGGCCGATAATTTTTCCGAACTCGGGTAGGTAATTTCCCAAAAAGCCGTAGCGAGTCATTCGTCGCAACATGCGTGTAATCTGGTAAGGGGAGCGCAGGAATTCGATGAACATTGCTTTATGCGTTGGATCATCCCGAAAGCCCTGGTCAACAAGGTCGCGATTGTCCGAGATTGCACGCAGCGTTCGTGCTCCAATGTCGACGATATCCCCATGCTGGGCGCAAATCAGAAACGCTTCGAGTATCGCGGTCGGTTGCGATCTGAATATATCAAGGTCCACCGCATTGAGATAACCTTGCTGTTTGTAAAATCGCTCGTTTACCGCCTCGATGGTGCTGTTATCGGCATCCACTAAATGCTGTTCGAAATACTGAATAAGCACATCGTTAATTTGCCCGATTGTTAACGCCCAGCGATAGTAGACTTGCATGAATTGCTCGACCGCTAGGCGTTCACCGTCATCGGTTAAGCCCCACAGTTCTGCGATCTGCCTTTGATAGTCAAACAGCAGGCGATCCTCAGGTCGTCTACTCAGCATATGTAGAGCGTATCGAACGCGCCACATAAAGTTGCGGCCTTCTTCTAACAGTACTTGTTCGTCGGATGTCAGTAGGGTGTCAACACCAAAGGCAGCACTTGCTGACACGCTGAAGTGGCGCTCGATAATCCAGCAGATAATTTGCAAATCGCGCAATCCGCCGGGCGAGCTTTTGACGTTTGGTTCCAGGTTGTACTCGGTATCCGCAAATTTATCATGGCGCTCGTTTTGCTCTTGCAATTTAGCATGGAAAAATTCGTTGCTAGTCCACATATTCGCGGTACTGATTCCGTTCGTCACGGCAGACATTAAGTTTGACTGACCTGCAAGTACTCTGGCTTCCATGAGATTCGTCAGAACGGTGATGTCGTTGCTGGCCTCTTCTAAACAAGCGGCAACGGTACGCACGCTGTGACCTAATTGTAGGCCGGAATCCCAAACGCTCGTGACGAAGCGCTCGATTGCGTCTCGATATTGCTCTGGGTCATGTTGGCACAAGATCATTAAGTCGATGTCTGAGTAGGGGTGTAATTCCCCACGCCCGTAGCCGCCAAGTGCGATCATGCAAACGCCGTCAGCGGACCCCGCGCAGCTTTCCCAGAGGGCAACTAAAATGCGATCAACAGCGCGTGTTCTGGCACGAAGTAAGGCCTCGATGTTTGCGCCAGCGATGAACGCCGCGTCAAGTGCCTGGCTGACTCGCTTCAGGGAAGTCTTTGCTGTCGCGCCGGCGTTCGATGCATCAAAGCCCGGGAGGTTTCCCGAATGAATTTCGTCAAGTACGGCAATAGCGTTAGATGACATACATTTATAGGCTTATGGTGTCGTCGCTACGAAGGGTAAAAATTTCGACGCCTGTGTCAGTTACGCCTAGGGTGTGCTCCCATTGTGCGCTGAGACGTCCATCTTTTGTCGTTACCGTCCAGCCATCTTTGGTGTTTAGCTTGGTATGGCGTTTGCCGGCGTTGATCATGGGCTCAATGGTAAAGGTCATACCGGGCTTTAATGCCATGCCTTCTCCTTTGCGACCGTAGTGCAGCACTTGCGGGTCTTCATGGAAAACCGCGCCGATTCCGTGTCCGCAATATTCTCTGACCACAGAGTAATAGTGTTTTTCTGCATGCTCTTGGATGATGGCTCCGATATCGCCCAATGTTGTCCCGGGCTTAACGATGGCAATGGCTTTGTACAAGCACTCTTGCGTCACTTTAATTAAGCGCTCAGCGTGAGGGGCGATGTCACCGACACCCACCATAATACTGGTATCTCCATGGTAGCCATCTTTGATGACGGTCACGTCAATATTAACGATATCGCCATTCTTCAATTTTTTCGTATCCGAGGGGATACCGTGGCACACAACGTCGTTGATTGAGGTGCAAATCGAGCGTGGGAAGCCATGGTAATTCAGGGGCGCTGGAATTGCTTTCTGCTCTTCCACAATGAATTGGTGGCAGATGTTGTCGAGCTCGCCCGTGGTTACCCCCGGTTGTACGTAGGGCTTGATCATTTCTAGAACGTCAGCAGCGAGCTTTCCCGCTACGCGCATTTTCTGGAACTCTTCGGGTGATTTAATGGTAACGCTCATGCTGAAGATCTGGGCTCTTGTCGACACGAAAGCTCGCTAGTGTACCGTAGGAGGCCAGATTCGCGCCACTGAAATTGGTCCCCAACACGGAAGGTAGACTTCTCTTTTAGGGCGAACCGTGGTATAAAGCGCACCGCTATTTAAGAGAGTAGCGATTAACTTAACGACGCACACATTCCGATAGCGTTATCAGGGTGCCGCGAGAGTGGTTTGGTAGCGAGGTTTGTGGAGGCTTAACCCGATACAGGAAGATATTATGACGCAAGTAACGATGCGAGAGTTACTGCAGGCTGGTGCACACTTTGGCCACCAGACCCGCTACTGGAACCCCAAAATGGGCCGCTACATTTTCGGCGCCCGCAACAAGATCCATATCATCAACCTCGAGCACACTGTGCCTGCATTGAATGATGCATTGGCGATGGTTGAGCGATTGGCCTCAAACAAAAACAAAGTCCTTTTTGTCGGTACCAAGCGTGCTGCAGGTAAAGTGATTAAAGAGCAGGCTGAACGCGCGGGTATGCCGTGCGTAAGCCATCGTTGGTTGGGTGGTATGCTGACCAACTATAAAACGATACGCGCATCGATTAAGCGTTTGCGGGACCTAGAAGCCCAGCAAGCCGATGGTACGTTCGCCAAGTTGACGAAGAAAGAAGCGTTGATGCGTACTCGTCAGATGGAAAAGCTTGAGCGCTCTATCGGTGGTATTAAAGACATGGGTGGCCTACCTGACGCGTTATTCGTGATCGACGTAGATCACGAGCGCATCGCGATCACTGAAGCGAACAAGCTTGGGATTCCTGTCATTGGCATCGTGGATACCAACAGTGATCCAGATGGTGTTGATTATGTTATTCCGGGTAATGATGACGCGATCCGCGCCGTCAAGCTCTATGCTCAAGCCATTGCGGATGCTTGTATTGCGGGAAAAACAGGCGATACCGCAGCGATCAAAAATGAATTCGTAGAAGTCGAAGCCGAAGCTGAAGAAGCAGCGGCTGAATAAAACACTGCCGAGTCTCCGCGGGCGCTGAGCGCCCGCGTCGATAGATTTTTAGACCAACTAGGAGAGAATTATGTCAGCAGCACTTGTGAAAGAGTTGCGTGAGCGTACCGGTTTGGGTTTGCTCGAGTGTAAAAGAGCGCTAGCCGAGGCGGATGGCGATATCGAAAAAGCGATTGAAGAACTGCGAAAGTCTTCGGGCATGAAGGCTGCGAAAAAAGCCGGTCGAACGGCGGCAGATGGTGTGGTTTTGGCGCGCGTCAGCGAAGACGGCAGCTACGGTCAGTTGGTCGAGGTTAATAGCGAAACAGACTTTGTCGCGCGCGATGATAACTTTTTGGGCTTTGCTAACAGCGTCGCTGACGCGGCTTTGTCAGCACGCACGACTGATGTTGCGAGCGTAATGGCTGGCGACTTAGAAGCAGCCCGTGAAGGTTTGGTTCAAAAGATCGGCGAAAACATCGGTGTTCGTCGTATCGATGCCGTCGACGCTGGCGACGGCGTTGTGGGCGCTTACGTGCACGGCAACAACCGTATCGCTGTGCTGGTGGCCCTGCAAGGCGGCGATCAAGATTTAGCGCGTGATGTTGCGATGCATGTCGCCGCAGTGAACCCGCAGGTTGTATCCCCTGACGATATGCCACAGGAATTGATCGAGAAAGAGAAAGAGATCTACACCGCTCAAGCTCTTG
This region includes:
- a CDS encoding lysophospholipid acyltransferase family protein; this translates as MSAEPLDQTDLTLVPLGYKLGSKLPLWVLHRCADLVWPLLFYLIRYRRKVVDQNLKIAFPDMTGKQRRQLARRFYRGFVDTAFETIKALDMPAAEFTRRVKMINDHILTEAMQNRTQPVIVTTLHMGNWEWMLHAVALHFNTIIDPVYKPLHSEKSERFIQALRDRFGGKSLKMADTARNVMRHRKRFRLVSMVADQAPSGAERAHWIPLFGQVTGFYTGAETLARATNIPLVFASCRRVKRGYYEVTFKELAPQPIERKADGNPITELYRDLVEDAVRAQPEDWLWSNRRFKRQPPSDAVANQ
- a CDS encoding class I SAM-dependent methyltransferase → MSCTTPCRIGVLAEDSRYAEVADELARHIGVVAVRAEDERLVHEVSLRVVVGPEICVYSGHGRNERRIAVDFSAPALQQRVQTGSKDLLIRACGLHKENHRVRRVMDATAGFGNDAWVLAAAGVEVIAAEQDPLVGALLRSALNRARSQGLAASERLTLYVGDAKELNAPEPIDVVYLDPMFSAGRRKAASSKSMSFLQDWLHDKYSEQDQQALFERACDVALARVVVKRSAKAEPLSSYPPTFQIKGKTHRFDVYQLGNGSA
- the dapE gene encoding succinyl-diaminopimelate desuccinylase, which produces MNPTLALCCELIERQSITPEDGACQTLMATRLEAIGFKSRPMPFGEVSNLWASRGSGGPTLVFAGHTDVVPTGPLEQWQSPPFTPTIRDGHLFGRGAADMKASLAAMITACERFVAAHPNHRGRIAFLITSDEEGPAHDGTVKVIEQLASEGEAIDWCVIGEPSSTAQLGDVIKNGRRGSQGARLTIFGKQGHIAYPHLADNPIHKALAALSSLIEQHWDEGNEFFPATQLQISNIHGGTGATNVIPGEVVVDFNLRYSSETTAQELEQKITALLDKFAIKYHIDWVRSGKPFLTRPGQLTHAVSNAVQKVCGIQPELSTSGGTSDGRFIAPYDIDVIELGPVNATIHQINECVAVEDVERLSLIYEQVLVELLA
- the dapD gene encoding 2,3,4,5-tetrahydropyridine-2,6-dicarboxylate N-succinyltransferase, whose product is MQNSPFALGLGIGTQNSNGAWLEVYYPRPLLAPDQALVDALQEFASDNALSAADLNEIANRLDANEQGELADVAEQFALSDQPCVLTILTEDEGPQSVPEGYLKLHLLSHRLVKPHGTNLTGLFGILPNVAWTNEGAIDLTDLANRQLKARLEGRILEVSCVDKFPKMTNYVVPAGVRIAHTARVRLGAYLGEGTTVMHEGFINFNAGTDGPGMIEGRISAGVVVGSGSDLGGSASTLGTLSGGNNVVISVGKECLLGANAGTGIPLGDRCTIEAGLFVTAGSRVQVLDNHGNAVEIVKARELAGKSDLLFRRNSQTGAIECLTNKSAIALNEELHANN
- a CDS encoding Spx/MgsR family RNA polymerase-binding regulatory protein, encoding MTTVFGIKQCDTVKKACRWLDEHNETYVFHDFRVDGVNAQQVGSWLKAEGPDKLINKRSTTFRQLDEATRKLLDTDPVAVLLEHPTLIKRPVIEHNNRVSVGFSDAQFAEIFTRT
- the nth gene encoding endonuclease III, with protein sequence MANLGKPARVKLIFETLQRLYPEPPVPLDHKDPYTLLIAVLLSAQCTDERVNTVTPSLFAKADTPEQMVTLSVEEIREIIRPCGLSPQKSKAIHRLSELLLEQHGGQVPQSFDALEELPGVGHKTAGVVMAQAFGVPAFPVDTHIHRLAQRWGLSRGRNVTETERDLKRLFPRDYWNKLHLQIIFYGREYCTARGCDGRVCPLCRACYPDRKHPKRLNKA
- the dapC gene encoding succinyldiaminopimelate transaminase produces the protein MNDYLNALQPYPFARLRNLFEGLEPNPTLRPINLGIGEPQHRAPEHVLKALNQHIETISNYPTVLGLPELRDAISRWARTRFHLTTLDPKTQILPVNGTREALFSIAQVICSPTRPSTVFAPNPFYQIYEGAALMAGAALRLLPCEADCNHQPDYKALSDEDWASCDLLYICNPGNPAGGLIDRGTLSFLIEKALQHDFVIVSDECYSEIYPAENTPPAGLLEVCAQIGNEDYHNCLVFHSLSKRSNLPGMRSGFVAGDATILSSYLQYRTYHGCTMPIYHQYASIAAWQDEQHVVTNRSLYRTKFELVLDSLKDLYDLSYPEGGFYIWLPTPIDDEIFARQLYQEFSITALPGTYLGRSVDGRNPGKGYLRLALVASVEDCVEAAARIVTLTRQLRAKHG